From Shewanella psychrophila, a single genomic window includes:
- a CDS encoding cytochrome b: MFRNTEKSYGITAILVHWISAIAVIGLFAAGVWMVELTYYSSWYKTAPDLHRSVGILLFLLTLARIAWKFANPKPAPLTKHKNWEVKAGHLAHGAIYLLLLLIMCSGYLISTADGRGISVFNLFEVPGAGELFNGQADIAGFVHQYAAYSLIGLVVIHMLGAFKHHFFDKDSTLVRMITVLK; encoded by the coding sequence ATGTTTCGTAATACAGAAAAATCCTATGGGATCACAGCTATATTGGTTCATTGGATATCGGCAATCGCTGTTATTGGGCTGTTTGCTGCTGGAGTGTGGATGGTTGAACTCACTTATTACAGCAGCTGGTATAAAACTGCGCCTGATCTACATAGAAGCGTCGGTATATTATTGTTTCTCTTAACACTAGCAAGGATTGCCTGGAAGTTTGCTAACCCCAAACCTGCACCATTGACTAAGCATAAAAATTGGGAAGTTAAAGCTGGGCATTTGGCCCATGGTGCCATCTACTTACTACTGCTTTTGATTATGTGTAGTGGATATCTGATCTCTACTGCTGATGGACGAGGCATAAGTGTTTTCAATCTGTTTGAGGTTCCCGGAGCCGGTGAGTTGTTTAATGGTCAGGCAGACATTGCCGGTTTTGTTCATCAATATGCCGCTTACAGTCTAATTGGACTCGTCGTCATACATATGTTGGGAGCATTTAAACACCACTTTTTCGATAAAGATTCAACACTGGTAAGAATGATCACGGTTTTAAAATAG
- the nagP gene encoding N-acetylglucosamine MFS transporter NagP, translating to MEMTVNSENKRSNFIPMAIVAGLFFILGFATWLNGSLMPYLKQILQLSPLQASLILFSFYIAVTFTALPSAWLIRKVGYKTGMALGMGIMMIAGLLFIPAAKTQVFGLFLFAQLVMGAGQTLLQTAVNPYVVRLGPEESAAARVSVMGILNKGAGVIAPLVFSALILDSFRDRVGMELTPAHIDEMANSLVIPYLGMALFIGLLAILVKKSPLPELENEEDDVAVSGKGHTREALSHPNLALGVVALFFYVAVEVIAGDTIGTFALSLGIGSYGVMTSYTMICMVVGYIIGILTIPRFISQPKALMVSAILGMVLTLGILFGDNESYAIANTVLVPFGGAQLPDTLLMIALLGLANAIVWPAVWPLALSGMGKLTSTGSALLVMGIAGGAFGPLFWGLTSSVTPLGIQGGYMVMFPCYLFILFYAVKGHKMKSWK from the coding sequence ATGGAAATGACAGTAAATAGTGAAAATAAACGCAGTAATTTTATTCCGATGGCAATTGTCGCCGGACTATTTTTTATTTTAGGTTTCGCGACCTGGCTCAACGGTTCCTTGATGCCTTATCTGAAGCAAATTCTTCAGTTAAGCCCGCTTCAAGCATCCCTTATTCTTTTCTCATTTTATATCGCAGTGACTTTTACTGCTTTACCTTCGGCTTGGTTGATAAGAAAGGTTGGATATAAAACTGGGATGGCGTTAGGCATGGGGATCATGATGATTGCTGGCCTGCTATTTATTCCTGCGGCTAAGACACAAGTCTTTGGCTTATTTTTATTTGCACAGCTGGTAATGGGAGCGGGACAAACTTTGCTTCAAACTGCAGTTAATCCCTATGTGGTCCGCCTCGGTCCTGAGGAGTCGGCGGCAGCGCGAGTCAGTGTCATGGGAATACTGAACAAAGGTGCTGGCGTCATCGCCCCCTTAGTCTTCAGTGCCCTTATTCTTGATAGCTTCAGAGACCGTGTGGGGATGGAGCTTACTCCTGCACATATCGATGAGATGGCAAATAGTTTAGTTATACCTTACCTGGGTATGGCTCTATTTATTGGTCTATTAGCCATATTAGTTAAGAAATCACCTCTCCCAGAGCTGGAAAATGAAGAAGATGATGTGGCAGTTAGTGGCAAAGGGCACACCAGAGAAGCTTTATCTCATCCAAATTTAGCTTTAGGTGTTGTTGCGCTTTTCTTCTATGTTGCTGTAGAGGTGATTGCAGGTGACACTATTGGCACATTTGCACTATCACTTGGCATTGGAAGCTACGGTGTGATGACCTCATATACCATGATTTGTATGGTTGTCGGTTATATCATAGGCATCTTAACAATCCCTCGCTTCATTTCTCAGCCAAAAGCATTAATGGTCTCAGCCATTTTAGGTATGGTGCTGACATTAGGGATCTTGTTCGGTGACAATGAGTCTTATGCGATTGCAAACACAGTCTTGGTGCCTTTTGGTGGTGCTCAATTACCAGATACCTTGTTGATGATAGCTCTGCTTGGTTTGGCTAATGCAATAGTATGGCCTGCAGTATGGCCATTAGCTCTCTCTGGTATGGGCAAGTTAACAAGTACAGGTTCTGCACTTCTAGTCATGGGTATTGCTGGTGGCGCATTTGGTCCTCTTTTCTGGGGCTTAACGAGTTCGGTTACACCCTTAGGTATTCAAGGTGGCTATATGGTGATGTTCCCATGTTACCTATTCATTCTTTTCTATGCGGTGAAAGGCCATAAGATGAAAAGCTGGAAATAA
- the nagX gene encoding transmembrane glucosamine N-acetyltransferase NagX: MESSLAKSPKRRLMSLDALRGFDMFWILGGEALFAGLLAWSSWQGWRWADAQMHHSQWHGFTFYDLIFPLFIFLSGVALGLSPKRLDKLPIAQRMPLYKHSVKRLLLLLFFGVLYNHGWGTGAPVAIDEVRYVSVLGRIAFAWFFAAMLVWHTSLRTQLFVTLGILIAYGLLQLFMPFPGGTAGVFTPQGTINAYVDTHFLPGITYQNRPLDPEGILSTIPAVANAMAGVFVGHFIVKEHKKGEWAKVAYLLLAGVFILALGWLVDLVIPVNKDLWTSSFALVTTGWSIISLAVFYALVDVLKWQKIAFPFVVIGCNAIIIYLASSLVNWKYTAQSLFGGVVNSFSVSAQPLISVIALLLVQWLVLYWMYKRGIFIKV, from the coding sequence ATGGAATCGAGTCTAGCAAAGTCACCTAAACGCAGGTTGATGTCGCTCGATGCTCTTAGGGGCTTCGATATGTTCTGGATTTTAGGCGGTGAGGCACTCTTTGCCGGTTTGCTAGCTTGGTCCAGTTGGCAAGGGTGGAGATGGGCAGATGCTCAGATGCATCATAGTCAATGGCATGGCTTTACCTTTTACGACCTGATATTTCCCTTATTTATTTTCCTCTCGGGCGTTGCACTGGGCCTATCTCCTAAGCGTTTAGATAAGCTACCTATAGCCCAGAGAATGCCACTCTATAAGCATTCAGTGAAACGACTCTTGTTGTTACTTTTCTTCGGTGTTCTCTATAACCATGGATGGGGCACTGGCGCGCCAGTTGCCATAGATGAAGTACGATACGTCAGCGTTTTGGGACGTATCGCTTTCGCTTGGTTCTTTGCTGCCATGTTAGTCTGGCATACCAGCTTAAGAACTCAGCTATTTGTTACTTTAGGAATATTGATAGCTTATGGCTTGTTGCAGCTATTTATGCCATTTCCTGGTGGAACAGCGGGCGTGTTTACCCCACAAGGCACGATCAACGCTTATGTCGATACACACTTTTTACCTGGAATCACATATCAGAATAGACCTTTAGATCCCGAAGGGATCCTGTCAACCATCCCAGCTGTGGCCAATGCAATGGCTGGTGTGTTTGTTGGACATTTCATCGTTAAGGAGCATAAGAAAGGAGAGTGGGCTAAAGTCGCTTATCTGCTGCTTGCTGGAGTCTTTATTCTAGCTTTAGGCTGGTTGGTCGATTTGGTTATCCCTGTGAATAAAGATCTCTGGACCAGTTCCTTCGCATTAGTGACGACCGGCTGGAGCATCATATCATTAGCCGTTTTTTATGCATTGGTTGATGTGCTTAAATGGCAAAAGATAGCATTTCCATTTGTGGTTATCGGCTGTAATGCCATCATCATCTACCTAGCATCTAGTTTAGTTAACTGGAAGTATACGGCGCAGAGCCTGTTCGGAGGTGTTGTTAATTCTTTCTCAGTTTCTGCTCAACCCTTAATTAGTGTTATCGCTCTGTTGCTCGTACAGTGGTTAGTACTCTATTGGATGTATAAACGGGGCATCTTCATTAAGGTTTAA
- the nagA gene encoding N-acetylglucosamine-6-phosphate deacetylase, whose amino-acid sequence MKQTLIAKRVFDGEQFHNDLPITIEDGHILALDTVAGVKEISADGTFVPGFIDVQVNGGGGALFNGDPSVECIETIGSAHAKFGTTGFLPTLITDNVDIMSRAADAIAASLVKGSAGVLGVHFEGPHLSIPKKGVHPQSHIRSISDAELEIFKRDDLGLKVVTLAPENVSVDVIKALVAADVRVCLGHSNANYEIVVAALEAGATGFTHLFNAMSPFGSREPGMLGAAIESRDAWCGLIVDGHHVHSAAARVAIYAKPRGKVMLVTDAMPPVGLEEEASFELFGTQVIRQGDRLNAVTGELAGCVLDMAGAVRNTVSMLGLPLDEAIRMGSLYPAEYLGLAERQGQVSVGSRADLVLLDGELKVQQTLIGGTSVFKA is encoded by the coding sequence ATGAAGCAGACATTAATAGCTAAGCGGGTATTCGATGGTGAACAGTTTCATAACGACCTGCCTATCACGATAGAAGATGGTCATATCCTTGCCTTGGATACCGTCGCAGGTGTAAAAGAAATCAGCGCCGATGGGACTTTTGTCCCTGGATTTATCGATGTGCAGGTGAATGGTGGTGGAGGTGCATTATTTAACGGCGACCCGTCAGTTGAATGCATAGAAACTATCGGTAGTGCTCATGCTAAGTTTGGTACTACAGGCTTCTTACCCACATTAATTACCGATAATGTCGATATCATGAGCCGAGCGGCTGATGCGATAGCAGCTTCATTGGTTAAAGGAAGTGCCGGGGTTTTAGGTGTGCATTTTGAAGGCCCACACTTATCTATTCCTAAGAAAGGGGTTCATCCTCAATCTCATATCCGCAGTATATCCGATGCAGAGTTGGAGATATTCAAACGTGATGACTTAGGCTTGAAAGTGGTCACCTTAGCGCCTGAAAATGTATCGGTAGATGTGATTAAAGCCTTAGTCGCCGCCGATGTGAGAGTCTGTCTCGGCCATTCTAATGCCAATTATGAAATTGTTGTTGCTGCGTTAGAAGCGGGTGCTACAGGCTTTACACATCTCTTTAATGCTATGTCTCCCTTCGGTTCTCGTGAGCCGGGCATGCTAGGTGCGGCAATAGAGAGCCGAGATGCTTGGTGTGGGCTTATTGTTGACGGTCATCATGTGCATTCTGCCGCAGCCAGAGTGGCTATTTATGCTAAACCAAGAGGCAAGGTGATGTTAGTCACTGATGCTATGCCGCCTGTTGGTCTCGAAGAGGAAGCGAGTTTTGAGCTTTTTGGCACTCAGGTTATACGTCAGGGTGATAGATTAAACGCTGTGACTGGTGAGCTTGCTGGCTGTGTATTAGACATGGCTGGGGCGGTTAGAAATACGGTCAGCATGCTAGGTTTGCCCTTAGATGAAGCGATTCGTATGGGCTCTTTATACCCTGCAGAATATTTAGGTCTAGCAGAAAGGCAGGGGCAAGTAAGTGTAGGTAGCCGAGCGGATTTAGTGTTGCTAGACGGTGAGCTTAAAGTACAGCAGACACTAATAGGCGGTACATCTGTTTTCAAGGCCTAG
- the nagK gene encoding N-acetylglucosamine kinase, translating into MSVNQTKEKPLFIGIDGGGSKCRATIYSSEDGVIGTGVAGRANPLHGLSQTFESIQMSTELALKDAGMSLSDSRALVAGLGLAGVNVPRLYQDIVSWDHPFADMFVTTDLHTACIGAHRGGEGAVIITGTGSCGYANVDDKHLCLGGHGFALGDKGSGAWLGLKAAEQALLHLDGFAEKTILTECILNHFKVHDAMGIVENLAGQTSSVYAKLARTVLECANEQDHVAKEIVKEGAAYISELARKLFEVNPPRFSMIGGLAEPLAPWLDKDVIAKLSPTLAPPELGATYFARQKFRIK; encoded by the coding sequence ATGAGTGTGAACCAGACGAAGGAGAAACCGTTGTTTATAGGAATTGATGGTGGCGGCAGTAAATGCAGGGCAACAATTTACTCTAGCGAAGATGGTGTAATAGGTACTGGTGTAGCTGGGCGTGCAAATCCACTTCACGGTTTATCACAGACATTTGAATCTATTCAAATGTCCACCGAGCTAGCGTTAAAAGATGCAGGAATGAGCTTAAGCGACAGTAGGGCACTGGTTGCCGGACTCGGACTCGCTGGGGTGAATGTCCCTAGGCTTTATCAAGATATCGTTAGCTGGGATCATCCCTTTGCCGATATGTTTGTCACAACGGATCTGCATACCGCTTGTATCGGTGCACATCGTGGTGGCGAAGGTGCGGTGATTATAACGGGAACGGGATCTTGCGGATATGCTAATGTCGATGATAAGCACCTGTGTCTTGGCGGTCATGGCTTCGCTCTGGGCGACAAAGGCAGCGGTGCCTGGTTAGGGTTAAAGGCAGCCGAGCAAGCTTTGCTACATCTCGATGGATTCGCAGAAAAGACTATATTGACTGAGTGTATTCTCAATCATTTCAAGGTCCATGATGCTATGGGCATAGTTGAAAATCTGGCCGGTCAAACTTCCAGTGTTTATGCCAAGCTAGCCAGAACAGTGCTTGAATGTGCTAATGAGCAAGATCATGTCGCCAAAGAAATCGTTAAAGAGGGGGCTGCCTATATCAGTGAGCTCGCTCGTAAGCTCTTTGAAGTGAACCCTCCGCGTTTTTCTATGATAGGTGGATTAGCCGAGCCCTTGGCTCCTTGGTTAGATAAAGATGTCATTGCTAAGCTATCGCCAACATTAGCTCCTCCAGAGCTTGGGGCGACCTATTTTGCGCGTCAAAAGTTTAGGATAAAATAA